The Aedes aegypti strain LVP_AGWG chromosome 3, AaegL5.0 Primary Assembly, whole genome shotgun sequence genome contains a region encoding:
- the LOC5566677 gene encoding nose resistant to fluoxetine protein 6 isoform X1 encodes MATFLVIVVIVGVTFYASAAAQGPIESNSLPNLGDSFPGSIFDNFSQLIDGASGNLSQCELQLLTLQQSIAQPKFWALQMLDAWAKLPAGIFQGNTIDLGNYDECHKVDHETGNETVGRIQGRYCQMTIPLNLSSLQARQFPSDNGNNGLTLQLGTCFPATCEASQLNSIFNSSIAGVVTLPKITFTCETPLPGLGAKEVTAIVIFSIVVVLLLFSTMYEVIMLLSSRQPNPNLVMFSIYTNGVKLLRISERPPQNQPKSNQIDCLNGIRVISMVWIVFCHNYMMLFFAPLVNKVAIFDWIKSYHSMLVVGGTVSVDSFFLLSGLLVCWSLLKELDKNRRLNLPVMYLHRYLRLTPALAALMLLSTTLLKYGGSGPMWKNMVVLMEDSCEKYWWSALLYLQNYVNPTEICLGHSWYLSVDMQLFILSPLVIYPLWRWGRKILYVIAVLILLSMGCVIAAFLINNLRLAFVDSGKHPKDKNRQVLVYYPTHIRMGAWLIGVMLGYIMHLTKHRIVRLSKVVCISGWLISLSIMLAILLGDYPLQQPDTYADHPVVVDAIYEATNRIVWAGCLAWIVFACVNGYGGPINTFLSLPIWQPLGKLSYSIYLLHVPIQTMLLGSLRSTGYFSDIVAAHNFWGDFGLTVTISILWCLAFESPMVGLEKLLFGRFLKPKPNTVALVEEQKTEHQQNGSTENIITRDPV; translated from the exons ATGGCTACCTTTCTAGTGATTGTAGTGATTGTGGGTGTCACATTTTATGCATCGGCAGCGGCGCAAGGTCCAATCGAATCGAATAGTTTACCAAACCTGGGTGACAGTTTTCCAGGGTCGATTTTCGACAATTTTTCGCAGTTGATTGACGGTGCTTCCGGCAATCTATCGCAATGTGAACTACAGCTGCTTACTTTGCAGCAGAGCATCGCGCAGCCGAAATTCTGGGCATTGCAGA TGCTGGACGCGTGGGCAAAACTACCCGCTGGTATTTTCCAAGGCAACACAATTGACCTGGGCAACTACGATGAGTGCCACAAAGTGGACCACGAAACGGGCAACGAAACTGTCGGACGAATCCAAGGCCGTTACTGCCAGATGACGATCCCTCTGAATTTGAGCTCTCTTCAAGCACGGCAGTTTCCTTCGGATAATGG CAATAATGGCCTAACACTTCAATTGGGAACCTGTTTTCCCGCCACCTGCGAGGCTAGTCAACTGAATTCAATATTTAACAGCTCTATTGCGGGGGTGGTCACCTTGCCAAAGATAACGTTTACATGTGAAACACCACTACCAGGTTTGGGTGCAAAAGAAGTGACTGCAAT CGTCATTTTCAGCATAGTGGTTGTCCTACTGCTGTTCAGCACCATGTACGAAGTGATAATGTTGCTCAGCTCTCGTCAACCGAATCCAAACTTAGTCATGTTCTCAATCTACACCAACGGAGTCAAGCTGTTGAGAATTAGTGAAAGACCGCCCCAAAACCAGCCCAAATCGAATCAAATTGATTGTCTGAATGGGATCCGGGTGATCTCGATGGTTTGGATAGTGTTCTGTCACAACTATATGATGCTGTTTTTTGCTCCCTTGGTCAATAAAGTAGCAATTTTTGAT TGGATCAAATCGTACCACAGCATGCTTGTGGTGGGAGGAACGGTTTCGGTGGATTCGTTTTTCCTTCTCAGTGGACTGCTCGTCTGCTGGAGTCTCCTCAAAGAGCTGGACAAAAACAGGAGGCTCAATCTTCCGGTGATGTATTTGCATCGATATCTGCGGTTAACTCCAGCGTTGGCAGCTCTAATGCTGCTCTCTACTACGTTGCTGAAATATGGTGGTTCAGGTCCCATGTGGAAAAATATGGTCGTGCTTATGGAAGATTCTTGCGAGAAGTATTGGTGGTCTGCTCTACTCTACCTGCAGAATTACGTTAACCCAACAGAGATTTGCCTAGGGCACTCGTGGTATCTATCCGTTGATATGCAACTCTTCATTTTATCACCGCTAGTTATCTATCCACTATGGAGGTGGGGTCGTAAAATTCTCTACGTCATTGCAGTGCTCATACTGCTGTCCATGGGATGCGTTATAGCTGCATTCCTAATAAATAATTTACGATTGGCATTTGTAGATAGTGGTAAGCATCCAAAGGACAAAAATCGTCAAGTACTTGTATATTATCCCACTCATATAAGAATGGGAGCGTGGCTGATAGGAGTGATGCTAGGCTACATAATGCACTTAACCAAACATCGAATAGTACGACTGTCCAAGGTCGTCTGCATTTCTGGATGGTTAATATCTCTGTCCATAATGCTGGCCATTCTCCTGGGGGACTACCCCTTGCAGCAGCCAGACACATACGCAGATCATCCGGTAGTCGTTGACGCCATCTACGAAGCCACCAATCGAATTGTGTGGGCAGGTTGTCTAGCATGGATTGTGTTTGCCTGTGTCAACGGATACGGAGGTCCAATCAACACGTTCCTCAGTTTGCCAATATGGCAACCCCTGGGCAAGCTGTCCTACAGTATCTACCTACTGCACGTACCGATCCAGACGATGCTTTTGGGTTCGCTAAGAAGTACAGGGTATTTTTCCGATATCGTTGCAGCACACAATTTTTGGGGTGACTTCGGGCTCACGGTAACGATCTCGATACTGTGGTGCCTGGCTTTTGAGTCACCCATGGTTGGACTGGAGAAGCTTCTTTTTGGGAGAT TTCTCAAACCAAAACCAAACACTGTGGCATTAGTTGAAGAACAAAAGACTGAACACCAACAAAATGGgtcaacggaaaacattatcaCCAGGGATCCCGTTTGA
- the LOC5566677 gene encoding nose resistant to fluoxetine protein 6 isoform X2, producing the protein MKPENVLDAWAKLPAGIFQGNTIDLGNYDECHKVDHETGNETVGRIQGRYCQMTIPLNLSSLQARQFPSDNGNNGLTLQLGTCFPATCEASQLNSIFNSSIAGVVTLPKITFTCETPLPGLGAKEVTAIVIFSIVVVLLLFSTMYEVIMLLSSRQPNPNLVMFSIYTNGVKLLRISERPPQNQPKSNQIDCLNGIRVISMVWIVFCHNYMMLFFAPLVNKVAIFDWIKSYHSMLVVGGTVSVDSFFLLSGLLVCWSLLKELDKNRRLNLPVMYLHRYLRLTPALAALMLLSTTLLKYGGSGPMWKNMVVLMEDSCEKYWWSALLYLQNYVNPTEICLGHSWYLSVDMQLFILSPLVIYPLWRWGRKILYVIAVLILLSMGCVIAAFLINNLRLAFVDSGKHPKDKNRQVLVYYPTHIRMGAWLIGVMLGYIMHLTKHRIVRLSKVVCISGWLISLSIMLAILLGDYPLQQPDTYADHPVVVDAIYEATNRIVWAGCLAWIVFACVNGYGGPINTFLSLPIWQPLGKLSYSIYLLHVPIQTMLLGSLRSTGYFSDIVAAHNFWGDFGLTVTISILWCLAFESPMVGLEKLLFGRFLKPKPNTVALVEEQKTEHQQNGSTENIITRDPV; encoded by the exons ATGAAACCTGAAAACG TGCTGGACGCGTGGGCAAAACTACCCGCTGGTATTTTCCAAGGCAACACAATTGACCTGGGCAACTACGATGAGTGCCACAAAGTGGACCACGAAACGGGCAACGAAACTGTCGGACGAATCCAAGGCCGTTACTGCCAGATGACGATCCCTCTGAATTTGAGCTCTCTTCAAGCACGGCAGTTTCCTTCGGATAATGG CAATAATGGCCTAACACTTCAATTGGGAACCTGTTTTCCCGCCACCTGCGAGGCTAGTCAACTGAATTCAATATTTAACAGCTCTATTGCGGGGGTGGTCACCTTGCCAAAGATAACGTTTACATGTGAAACACCACTACCAGGTTTGGGTGCAAAAGAAGTGACTGCAAT CGTCATTTTCAGCATAGTGGTTGTCCTACTGCTGTTCAGCACCATGTACGAAGTGATAATGTTGCTCAGCTCTCGTCAACCGAATCCAAACTTAGTCATGTTCTCAATCTACACCAACGGAGTCAAGCTGTTGAGAATTAGTGAAAGACCGCCCCAAAACCAGCCCAAATCGAATCAAATTGATTGTCTGAATGGGATCCGGGTGATCTCGATGGTTTGGATAGTGTTCTGTCACAACTATATGATGCTGTTTTTTGCTCCCTTGGTCAATAAAGTAGCAATTTTTGAT TGGATCAAATCGTACCACAGCATGCTTGTGGTGGGAGGAACGGTTTCGGTGGATTCGTTTTTCCTTCTCAGTGGACTGCTCGTCTGCTGGAGTCTCCTCAAAGAGCTGGACAAAAACAGGAGGCTCAATCTTCCGGTGATGTATTTGCATCGATATCTGCGGTTAACTCCAGCGTTGGCAGCTCTAATGCTGCTCTCTACTACGTTGCTGAAATATGGTGGTTCAGGTCCCATGTGGAAAAATATGGTCGTGCTTATGGAAGATTCTTGCGAGAAGTATTGGTGGTCTGCTCTACTCTACCTGCAGAATTACGTTAACCCAACAGAGATTTGCCTAGGGCACTCGTGGTATCTATCCGTTGATATGCAACTCTTCATTTTATCACCGCTAGTTATCTATCCACTATGGAGGTGGGGTCGTAAAATTCTCTACGTCATTGCAGTGCTCATACTGCTGTCCATGGGATGCGTTATAGCTGCATTCCTAATAAATAATTTACGATTGGCATTTGTAGATAGTGGTAAGCATCCAAAGGACAAAAATCGTCAAGTACTTGTATATTATCCCACTCATATAAGAATGGGAGCGTGGCTGATAGGAGTGATGCTAGGCTACATAATGCACTTAACCAAACATCGAATAGTACGACTGTCCAAGGTCGTCTGCATTTCTGGATGGTTAATATCTCTGTCCATAATGCTGGCCATTCTCCTGGGGGACTACCCCTTGCAGCAGCCAGACACATACGCAGATCATCCGGTAGTCGTTGACGCCATCTACGAAGCCACCAATCGAATTGTGTGGGCAGGTTGTCTAGCATGGATTGTGTTTGCCTGTGTCAACGGATACGGAGGTCCAATCAACACGTTCCTCAGTTTGCCAATATGGCAACCCCTGGGCAAGCTGTCCTACAGTATCTACCTACTGCACGTACCGATCCAGACGATGCTTTTGGGTTCGCTAAGAAGTACAGGGTATTTTTCCGATATCGTTGCAGCACACAATTTTTGGGGTGACTTCGGGCTCACGGTAACGATCTCGATACTGTGGTGCCTGGCTTTTGAGTCACCCATGGTTGGACTGGAGAAGCTTCTTTTTGGGAGAT TTCTCAAACCAAAACCAAACACTGTGGCATTAGTTGAAGAACAAAAGACTGAACACCAACAAAATGGgtcaacggaaaacattatcaCCAGGGATCCCGTTTGA